Proteins encoded together in one Acanthochromis polyacanthus isolate Apoly-LR-REF ecotype Palm Island chromosome 12, KAUST_Apoly_ChrSc, whole genome shotgun sequence window:
- the LOC127536544 gene encoding uncharacterized protein LOC127536544 has product MNREEIEEAISTHLPGLSVQTLTSLLEVLEELGVESRADLVLVQENDLVKCLRPIQCRKLLNGLKNEALRTVEIEYAAVPSLPLISTPDPPSSSSARSSSSSVPSSPLAGRPWYIDFRVRWDRMTASIRKALSNQARPSPGDRKYMVRAVVDQMFEHDLNPTRAICHSIAWSIVRDYPKCFADVGKKGDIVGDGSHSLLQQIKARVEYKNRKNTLARHRREKRPRTAVVEGGRLMARGPVDQYGCVRWSPTELPSGETMESLYEIKKQLSNIYSEKGMGGAETAEALMEKTYVIQRQYLNSVPAPTVAEIQEEWPFLFSQRGLYIHFSLLTDVAFLDKMQEAINNKGSTIIRFCQELSRHPSIEEILAKYEPETSDKAVCVLLLLMAYFKEPKTSIMLETDPCTTAADVQRTQVLPNTPCLIVQGDLMKPRAWMLSIEEQVLMGPHSNILSGLAALFASFYNLNLQYPEKSSCTLEFIQRCFLSINPETGSKAKRKRGGINPHVSTLMRKLVDFEWQAM; this is encoded by the exons ATGAATCGTGAAGAGATAGAGGAAGCCATCTCAACACATCTACCTGGCCTGTCTGTTCAAACTCTTACTTCCCTGCTGGAGGTGTTGGAAGAGCTTGGTGTTGAGAGTAGAGCAGACCTTGTTTTAGTTCAAGAGAATGATCTGGTGAAATGCCTTCGACCAATCCAGTGCCGTAAGCTGCTGAATGGCCtcaagaatgaag CACTTCGAACAGTTGAGATCGAATATGCTGCTGTCCCTTCTTTACCTCTCATAAGTACTCCTGATCCCCCATCCTCGAGTTCGGCAAGAAGTTCAAGCTCCTCTGTGCCTTCATCTCCACTGGCTGGCAGGCCATGGTATATAGACTTTCGGGTCAGATGGGACAGGATGACAGCATCAATTCGAAAAGCATTGTCAAATCAAGCAAGACCATCACCAGGGGACAGAAAATACATGGTGAGGGCAGTTGTTGACCAGATGTTTGAGCATGATCTCAACCCAACAAGAGCAATATGTCACAGCATTGCCTGGAGCATTGTACGTGACTACCCTAAATGTTTTGCTGATGTCGGGAAGAAAGGTGATATTGTTGGAGATGGCAGTCACTCTCTTCTCCAACAAATTAAAGCAAGAGTGGAATACAAGAACAGAAAGAATACCCTTGCGCGGCATCGCAGAGAAAAAAGGCCGCGCACTGCAGTGGTAGAGGGGGGCAGACTAATGGCAAGAGGCCCTGTGGATCAGTACGGCTGTGTAAGGTGGAGTCCCACAGAACTCCCATCTGGAGAAACTATGGAGAGCTTGTATGAAATCAAAAAGCAACTGTCCAACATCTACTCGGAGAAAGGAATGGGTGGGGCAGAGACAGCAGAAGCTCTGATGGAGAAGACATATGTTATCCAACGCCAGTACCTCAACAGTGTCCCTGCACCAACAGTTGCAGAGATTCAGGAGGAGTGGCCTTTTCTGTTTTCGCAGAGAGGCCTTTACATCCACTTCAGCCTACTGACAGATGTCGCCTTCCTCGATAAAATGCAAGAGGCCATAAACAACAAAGGCAGTACCATCATTCGGTTCTGCCAGGAACTCAGCCGTCATCCCTCAATTGAGGAAATCCTGGCTAAATACGAGCCAGAGACATCAGACAAGGCTGTGTGTGTCCTTCTGCTCCTGATGGCATACTTCAAAGAGCCCAAAACCTCCATCATGCTTGAGACTGAT CCATGTACCACTGCCGCTGATGTGCAAAGGACGCAGGTGCTGCCAAACACCCCCTGCTTGATTGTACAAG GTGACCTGATGAAGCCAAGGGCGTGGATGCTGTCCATTGAGGAACAAGTACTGATGGGACCACACAGCAACATCTTGAGCGGGTTGGCTGCGCTTTTTGCCAGCTTCTACAATCTTAATCTCCAGTACCCTGAGAAAAGTTCATGCACTTTAGAGTTTATTCAGAG ATGCTTCTTGAGTATCAACCCAGAAACGGGCTCCAAGGCAAAGAGGAAGCGTGGAGGCATCAACCCACATGTCAGCACATTGATGAGGAAACTTGTGGACTTTGAGTGGCAGGCAATGTAG